ATAAACTCGATCATTATTTCGGATCGGATCCGGGTCAAGGCGAACTCAGCTTCACCTAACCCATATGCACTATAAgggaactaaaaaaaatatttatgttttaaattaattttaaattatgttatattaattataaatttatttttatttttaatcacacttattaaattagaaaatagatcaaaaaagtatcaaattaaaatttatggaCAACTTCAAGTTCAAGTATAAATATAGGTAACAAGtttcttctttataaataaatgCATCATAAATAAGTTtctttataaattattgttaaaattttaaatacccAATTTTCACTTGGTTTGTAATCGATATAATTGTAGCTCGAAAATGTTTAGGTTTTATTGAGTTAGGATCTAAAAGACAGATCCGAGATATATATTTAAGATCGAATCTGGATCAGGACACCTGAACAGCCCTAGTgatatataactatatatggttctaattatatattatgatgtaaataaaaataattatttttaactgaTTAATAAGAACTTAATTAATCAGCAAAATACTCTTTGTTACGTAAATATATGAAAATGAATTTAAGAAGAAAAAGCGTTACATACCCATGTCTAAAGTATATTTGATGATGGAGCCAGGCACCTTGGCATCACCCTGAATAATGTGAATGCTTTTGTAAACAGATGGTGAGACCTTAGGGAGTATGGTTGCAAAATCCCTGATAGCATTCCAGAACTTGTCTGCATTTGATTTCACCTCAATTTCTGCTTCAAGCCTTCCAACAACACCAGCCATTGCTTGATTttacgaagaagaagaagaatttttgTTGTTGTGACTTGTGAGGACCTGCTACAAAATTtgcatttataataataataatggaaatGGTTTAGAATAATAACaagtttatttaatattttatatttatattttgtttgagtagaatattataaaaaataaatgtcacTGAATCTAATAAACATATTTAGAAATCGTTTTACTTCAAGTATTAtccatatattaattattttacacaTTAATTATTATACCACTTTTCATCCATTTTTATTCAACAATCTTTTCAAAGTcggtatataataataataataataataataagagttaattattaaatcaatactaaaaaaaatgatttagatcctctaaagtttgaattttactttagaaaataaagtgtgatctttcaCCATTAATTTCATAAGTGGGACCAacaataaatatagaaaaaaaactatttaagGATAGAAGATcatactttactctctaaagtgaaattcaaactttagaggatctaaATCTCTAAAAAAATTCTGATACTGATAAAAATGGATttagatcctctaaagtttgaattttactttaaagaataaagtatgaactgcTATCTTTAAATgatctttcatatttattcttagttcacctataaaataattttaaaagacataaaagacaaaaaaaaaacttcaaaaaacttataaatttgacaaaaataactaaacatGAACTGCTCACATctctattaataaaaaatagaacacACACAGATTATTGTATTGTTTGGATTTTCGTAACTGGACATCCAAACATCTTAGGAAGGGACGGAAATTAGGAAATTACAGAAGCAagtaaacaacaaaaaaaaaaattactgtgcagaaaaatgaaaaattgtcCGATTTTTAGTTAAGTCGATTCATCGATTTTTAGGTCTAGTTTGgataaataacttaattaaactttttttgacaaaataatttaaataataaataattatattaaaagtaacttataaataaattattttgtttttaaatttttagctctaaaaatacttatttttatagaaatgtgataaaaaataatagtattatgagagaagtcatttttttaacttctttataaattcttaaatagcttcttaaaaaattataatttaattttaaaaattacactaaatattaatattattattttttataaatcaaaagttcaaaaaatttatttttaaagctTTTAAACAGCAGTTATTCAAATTTTGCATCCAAATCCAGCTTTTGAATATGGCCCGAAACTAATTAGATTTCGGTTAGCCATTTTTTGGTCTGgtgcaaataaaataataataaaataaggataTATACGCGATGAATTACGaagatataatatttttttaattttttttaataatgattcTAGCTATATGCATACTCGCATTAGTATATGCATCCACTacaatatcatatttttttccatttcgAACGTATGGATGTAATATGAATACTCAAACTCAAAATATAAACTAAGTATCATGCTAGACATATTATAGTTATATGCTCTATGTATAAACTCATATTTACTATATAATTTATAGACTTTTTTAGATCATAATTTGAATCAATAcatcattttataatttttaatcattttttaatattctcaaaatTCATAGATTCGTCTCGATGATTACTCAACAGTTTTACAAGCGGAACGATTTTTTCAACAATATGTTGTTGATAACTAtgtgaaaataaaaacagaCAAGTTAAGATGGGTTCGATAAAGACAACAGAAATTTCGAGTTGAACTATATCAAAACTTACAAGATACTTTGCACACAGAAAAGACTAATACtactaaatatttttcaatttaatagcTATACGATTGATCATTACGTGTTTTCGAAGTTAAAATTTCAAACTAATAATACTTTTCTCTATAATTGATTTCATAAAATGTTGACAGAAGAACAATATTATTATCGTCGTTCGTGGGCAGTCATTGGCTTGGGACATGACCCAACGGTATAAGGATGGAATGACTATTATTCTTAAAGAAGGCAAACcggatattttttttactatgacATGCAATCCATCATAGTCAGAAATAGCTTCAGAAACTCAGCCCTACTCAAACTCTCGTCCGGATCTAACAACTATGATTTTCAGAGTCAAATTCTAACAATTAAAGGAGGATGACATTACCAAGGATGTATTGGGAAGGGTGAAAAGCTATATTTATGTCACTAAATTTCAAAAAAGAGGATTGTCACATATACATATGTtgctaattttagaaaataatgaCAAGTTGAGTGATCCTGACCAATATGATAGTTTGGTCCGAGCGGAAATACCATGTAAACAAGAAAAACCATACTTACATGAGGCAATGCCAAGGTATATGGTCCATGGTCCTTGCGCAACACTTAATCAATCTTCATCATACATAAAAAATGGTCAATGTAAACGCAACTACCCAAAAAGTTCGTACCAGAGACATGACGAGGTGATGATTCATATTCTCAATATAGGAGAAGATTTGATACTCCAATCTCTATAAACCAAAATGTCATATAAATAaaactatattaattttaaaatgatgaaaaaaatacttatcTGACAAATTTAAAGAGTGAATGATATATTAACACcaatactaaaatatgatataaataaagtcacgtcaatattaaaataaaaaataatagtgatctaataaatttaaaaagtgaataatatattaaaaaaaataaaattaattacttaatagtaataaattattaagtatgatttaattttatgttttagggAGTAAGTGGAGGTCTCGACCCCTTTCTTTcagctttttttaaaaaatattaatagtaACAAGTTATTAAATAcgatttagtttttttttaaaaattatttagtatttaatttattataaataaaaattcaatctAATCTAAATATCAATGATttctaatatctaaaaagtaagtaataatattaaaaaaatctgaaaaagtattattactaatattttttaattaaataaaattttttaaatttcataaaataaattttttttcttcttgtgagcgttcttcttgattcatttagtattaattatcTCTGTTTCAACTACTACAACTGAGAGATCATTTCGgctatgaatattgtgaagaataactcagaaacaaaataaaagatgaatttcttgctaattgtcttttaattatattcaaaagaaaattgttgaaaaatttgacacattctttaataaattttatgatacgaAGAATCGACCACTTCgttagtaaaaaatatatacatattttttgtattttaaaatatattctctatcggtatatttttgtaatacattttacattatataattttttgtataatcttttaatattatatatgttattggcCCTATAATAATATTTCTGGATCCGTCCCACATCCAACTGTTGTTAACTATGcatgagtaattcgaatcaaaagaaataaccatccaattaaaaataataaatataatcatCTACATACctattgaattgaacatccgatatattcattatttacattatttagtattttcattgtctatttatataaataataaattacagtaatagattttttttccttttaaaaaatagacaaattttttttttaagttaagagTGAGactcaaaatcaaaacttttgaACGAGACTATACCAACCATGCACCTTATAGTTATGTGAATATATATAGTATCGGATAATATTGTATATACCCCACAAattaaaaaacgaaaaaaaaaaacatattatgCCATATTACATTTTATTTCATTCACCTAATCAATGAGACAAAGAACTCTCAATTTAGATAGTCATCTCCATAagataaattcttatttttatttaattaacttattattctttcttctttaagatttttcttCGTTTTTCGACTATATACCGTTAGATAAATACATTCGGtgtattattctaaaaaatcttCAACTTTTATTATGATACCCAGCTTTTGaacatctttatattttatttttcaataattaacaaaatataacttattatcttttgaaaaaaaaaatgaatgagaCGTTAATCAACACAGTAATTTACACGCATATACGTCAATGCAACATTATTCTTACACGAACACATCACATTATTGTTGCATATATATTATAACCCATTATAAATTTATGCACTTAGAAGATAGTCATCAACCTTTGGGAAGACGTTGGTTGCAAATTCTTTGATAAAAGTAGGTTCAGGAGCCTCTTGACTAGCCTTTTCATACTCACACGACCATTTCACAATGCTTCCATTATCATTCCCCTTTGGAGTTACACTAATATATCCCTTGTAACTCTTCAAATACTTAAGGAGTTCACCATCAACCACACTATAAATTATTATCCTCTTTGCATCATCAACATCTTCAATCCTTTCTGTGACTGTCTTCACAAGTTCATAGCCTGAGGAAAAACAACTTAATCATAAAATGTACTAACAAAATCATCTCTTACACTGAAATTATTGATGctcattttattgtttattttgatCACATGGGCCATCACTTTTTGGGGTGGGGACAGAGTAATACTTGATTAATATTAGCTCAAATGCAAGACAGAAGGAACGTCGCCCCATAGGTTAAAAACCAGATATTGGtagagtaaaaaattaattggaTCAAATAGGAAAAATTTAGGGTACCAACTAATTTATTgtcaacaataattaatataaaaaatattttcgctAGAAAATATCTGTATAAAGAGATATATTCAGGAGACacatttacaaaaatatttttattaaatatcgtcataaaaaaaatatttttattaaaaacattCATAAAACAATTTCATTAAACAGCGCTACAAGCAAGAGTTGGTAAAATCTTTGTTAGTTAGTGAAATTGGgtcaaatcaaagaaaaatgggGAAGGAAATATGTTGTGGTAGCCTGTGGAGGATTGACACATGACAAAGATGACATATAATTGAATACGTTgtagtgagtgagtgagtgggTTTGAAGTAGCATAAAGCTTTTTGGGGGGGCGAGTAAgtgtatataattatattaataaaaataaacagtgcaaaattatttatagaaaaaGTTTAGATCAGTACTTTCATTAAAATTTGGACAacacttaattataaaaaaaaaaataatttcacatcATTGGATAATGGATATAATCTCGCACCattaaaaacattaataatGACTAAATAACgactacaaattacaaaattttctgACTCTTAACACTcctcttatttatattataaatgtatcatttatttattttctttttataaaaatgaaaagattacATACCTTCACCTAAAGTTGTTTTGAAGACAGAGCCAGGAGCCTTGCCATCACCCTGAATAATCTGAATGCTTTTGTAAACAGATGGTGAGGCCTTAGGAAATATGGTTGCAAAATCCCTGATAGCATTCCAGAACTTGTCTGCATTTGACTTCACCTCAATTTCTGCCTCAAGCTTTCCAATAACACCAGCCATTCCTTATATGCTTATtggttgagagagagagagagagaattgttCTGTGACTTATGAGATTGCTATAAAAAATTGCAGATATGTGAAGAGACAGAGAAGATAAGATTCGAGGAAAAATTAATGAAGTGATTGCTTCACCAACCATACTATATATGATGGAACATATGGATCTAACTGGGCTGCAACTTGCAAGGTTAATTATTTATAGAcgcaattgttttatttatggaattatttattttatagaagaGCAAAAGTCAATTTAAAACTCCCTGAacaaaatttcaattatattatatatacacaaaaattCAGCTATgatacatattaaaatacaaaacatacattaaaaataaattaaacaccacattaatatataataattgatttGGTGTTAAGTGTACAACTGTACATGATATTTTTGACCAAGTTATCTATCTTCTAGATAACTCTTTTTAAACGAACCAATTCTTTTTTACATACTAGGAAATTTTGTTACACAATGACATAATCTTtcatagataataataataataataataataataataataataataataataataattttaaatttgaacaaTTAAGTTTAAGAATTTTCGTTCAACTGTACTAACAAAAAATGTCATCTATGCCTAGTTTGATTTGAccctgattttttatttaagttatctctttcatgaactgcTTACCACACCCCTTCCATTTCCAAATAAGACAATAGAGGTGATCCGTTTAAGGGAAGCCATGCTAATCAAAAACCAACTATGCAAGCAGCACAGCAACAGACTTAAAGTAgttcttttaaataaaagattatAATGATCTAAATAATACATAATAGATTTGGATAGGAACTGTAGAATACAGTAAATCTTGCACTTGCActtgaatttcaatttcttttgaattttgcatcaTTGTATCATATATACGAGGTGTTTCGAGTAAGAGCCATGTGTTGAGAGCATGGAAATTTTCTACATCACCATTGTTGCAGGGAACAGCCTATCTAAGAAAGTATACACACCACCTCCTAGCAGCATTGCTCCACTGTGAGACAAGCAAATTGTAACATGCATCACAAACGCAGAAAGTTTTGAAACTCAGCAACAAATGTGAGTACCATTGTTGTTCTAAGTAGACGTTCAGGAATTACCTTATGGGATTGATCCATGCTGAGAACTTGCGAAATGAAAGCAAGCTCTGTTAATACAGACTTGAGTTAGATTATCCCGAGTATTAAGGTTGTTCTCTTAAAAAAAAGACGGGGTGTGG
The genomic region above belongs to Arachis duranensis cultivar V14167 chromosome 3, aradu.V14167.gnm2.J7QH, whole genome shotgun sequence and contains:
- the LOC107481300 gene encoding MLP-like protein 423 is translated as MAGVIGKLEAEIEVKSNADKFWNAIRDFATIFPKASPSVYKSIQIIQGDGKAPGSVFKTTLGEGYELVKTVTERIEDVDDAKRIIIYSVVDGELLKYLKSYKGYISVTPKGNDNGSIVKWSCEYEKASQEAPEPTFIKEFATNVFPKVDDYLLSA